Below is a window of Phoenix dactylifera cultivar Barhee BC4 unplaced genomic scaffold, palm_55x_up_171113_PBpolish2nd_filt_p 000097F, whole genome shotgun sequence DNA.
AGCATCTTATTCTACCTTTTAATCTTCTTGATCTGCCTCAAAGAGGATTTCTTTGCCATCAGCCGAATTCCGGCCTAGCTGGGAATCAGCAACCACTTCATGGCCTTGTAAGTGAACCTTCCTTCGGTATGCTAGTTCTTTCCTCAGCATTTTTATTTACCATCATGAGACCATCATGCTTTGGATAGTCTTTGCGTTTGTCGATTGAGTGATCGACGGTTTTCatgagatcttttttttttttggtacacacTAAAGCGAGTATTTCATACatcacgggtacgaatacactcaatagaatcagaaaacaaaagatcTCGAAGTGCTTCGAATATCTCTCTCTCCGGCTCATAGGGTGTCTTCTGAATGGCTCGCTACATATGCCGCTATCCAGTCCGCCGCTCCGTTagcctcacgatatacatgcataaCTTGAAATGTAATACTCTCTCTCACAAGTCTCACCATGGGATCGTTTTCTTGGACATTTCTCCATGGCTTACTACCTTAGGACTTCTTTGGCATTCTATCCTATTAGGTCCTAACCGGTTCCTTGAAACTAAAACTATGGTTGGTTGGATCAATAGGGTTAGTTCGATCAGGAAACTAAGTTCGACTTCGCATTAGTAAAAAAGACTCGGAACTTTCTAGTAGGATGAGAAAGTTGTAAAGAGCAAAAAGGAAAGCAATAACTGATGGGTGGGAGAAACAACCAAGAAGAACATTGGCATGCAAGAAAGTAATTGAGTATGGTCAAAAGGTGGAACTATCATCATGCCAAAGAATTGAAGTACAAGAGATTCATGAAAATGTCCATGGACCTCATTCAGATAAGACTAGTTGGTTGCCAGAAATGTATCAGGGACTCTTATCAtggttttccttctcttttaaaTCTATTAAGTGCATCATTACCTTTCGCTTGATAGAACTGCTTCTATAAAACTAGCTGGAAAAGTCTGAACTCATGGTCAGTCTTAGCTGCTGTTAGCAGTTGGAATCAGATAATAGCCCGTGACTCCCCTTTGCTCTGCTTCCAATCTCATGTTATCCTTGACCTGAAGTAAAAATAAATTGCTGAGTCAGCTGCAAGATTGAACCCAAACTCTAATATTGATTCAAACCATGCACTTTGGGTTAAAACACGGTTACACCACGTACTGATTCATCACTGTTATCATATTGCATTTGATGCACTATTGTCATAATTGTTGGAAACAAGTAGAGCCATTGCTGAACAGACGCTCCCTCGTAGATGTAGTCCTGCAATCAGGCTTAGAAGAGCAAGTGCTCGAGTCAAATCAAACAAGGAATAAGAAGGCCTGCATGATGTCGCTTCTCTTTTGACACAACTAAAAGCACTAGATCAAAGGGCAGCCTGTTTCAACAAAAACAGAAACTTGTGCCAATCTCCAAGAGAGCAGATCTTAACAATTAAAAATTGCTAGAAAAGGATATCCATTATTACAACTGATACAAAGTCCATTAAAATACATCAGCAATATCCATCACAGATGCTTAATTGAACGGTTTAGAAGTGAAATTTGGATCAAAACTGCAGGTGCTGCATCATGTGGTACCATGAAGGCCAGGAGATCAAAGCGCAGTTTTCTTCACATTAAGATGTTGGATGTTTAGCGGGGGTTAGTGCTGATCAAGATGCAGGTTTCCCAGAGCATCATAAAAATCTCCGAAGTTGACACTACTATCCTTCAAATGCCAGGATAAAAATTTAGTTGCATCTTCAAAAATCTAATCCATGTGAAAAAAATGCTGTTTGGGAAGCTGGTTTGTCCGTTGGAGTGGATTTACATACCAGAACCACCAACTCCGATACTGCATGTTTGACTGCAACATGAGGCATAGTTGATGCCCATTAAAAACTCAGATCATCAACCCGGCATGCCGGTCTGATTGTTCCTCTTTGTACAATATTGCTGAGAAGAAAGTCTTTCAATTGTATTAGTGCAATAAGATATACAACTGATGAGCATTTTCTTATAGCCGAATCTCCACCGAACTGCCAATTTCCACCTCTCTAGTGACTTCCTAGCCTTCATAGGCAACTGGGAGACCCCAATGCCTTCCATTCCAAGGCCATGCACTTCAAGGAAgctttttatctcttctttGCAACATTGCAAATCCACATACTTTAGACAAGAGGGATTATATAGCATTTTCTCTATAACAATCAACAATAAGCCATCATCCTCAGCTGTAGTCGCTAATTTTTCCAAAATATCATGGCAGCGTTTTGCCAACCATTTCATGACCAATAACTCATTTTCAACAGAGAGCAAAGAACCCGCATAAACTTGACACCCAACTGCTCTTCGATGGTTCACTGGTGTTGCACATAGGCGTAAAGCACAAAGCAAGGCAAAAGAGGGTCTTCCATTTGGTTGAATGTACAAAGAATCTACTGGCCAATTGCTGGATGTGCATATGTCTGTGCCCAACTGGATGAAGGCCTTATCATTTGGATTGTCACCTAGAAGAAAACCATAATGCTCTAGAAGATCTAGATTAGTATATGTCCCATAACTTAAAAGAACCTGTCAAAAACAACAGACTTGTCAAAACTTAGAATTAGCTGGCTATCACAATACTTCAAACCAAAGAGACTGGCATGGTCTAACAGAACCATACTTATTTAACTAACATTGTTTCCTTCTAATGCTTCTAGAAATTCCTCAAAGAAATGTATAATAGATGTCAATTAAGACTTCTTTAACCAAAATGTTTCAAGCAATAaggaaaatatatattttaaaagatTGTTGTTTTCTAGTCCCATAAATTAAGCATTTGTACTTGATTTTATGGTTGAACTAAAGATGACCAAGAGATGACATGTTTAAAAGATGGATTAcaatgaaaaacagaaaagttCGATAAGTGGTTCTAGAATTGGAATAAGATTAAGGATTAACTTGGTGGAAACTAGTGTTAAATTGCACTAGTATGTATTATTGATCAAGGCATAATTCATAACAGTATCATCCTTTCCTTTGTAGGTTAATGTTTCAAAATCTTGCATCTATATTTGACTTCCATAACTTTTAAATGAGGTAATGCATATAGTGGAGGTCACCCTTAATAGTACTCTTGAATGTACATTGTATTAGTCTAATCTATAAGAgatgaagaaatttttttgtgTTTAACTTATTATTACTTTTATGATTCCATGTGCATATGCAAGTGCAAACAAACTAGTGTGCGAGGATGGGGAAATAGAgagggaagagaagagagagttgAATGACAATCCTATCAGCAAGCTTTGAGTTCAGATTATCTAAATAATTATACGTAAAGTTGAAGAATATCATTCTATCATTAGACATGTTTgacaaacaaatcaaaattaTATTGAAAGGTGAACTCTTGTAGCTTTGCATGTAATTATCACAATTGCAACTGAATCCTAGACTTTTGACGCACAAACTTTTATTCAGTTTGTATGACCAAAAGTCGGTTATTTTAACCCAAAAATTGGTAGTAccttaatttgatttttttttttttttgatatcgtCGATatattttacctttttcatcaaaATTGCTGAATTGTAGATACATGAGATCAAGAGATTAAGATTCTTAAATAAATGTAATATTAATCAATGATacagtataataactttgcaaTCACCTTGTGGTTTGCAACAGCTTGGCCCATCATCTACCGTAGGACAGTGCTTAAATTTCCTGCTCGTAAAGATATCTTCAAGATATTGCTGTGACAGGATTTGATATTTATGGTTATAATTCTAGATATTCTCAAGATAACTGCTGAAATACAAGCTTTTTGGCTTCAGCATCAGTAACTTCCTATGGACTTATGCAGCATGCTAACAGTGTAGAATTTTTGGAGGGTGAgatgaaaattatattttatggtCTTTGTATAAGGTTTTGGAGGGCTTTATCCTATGGGCACTGCTAAGCAAACAGCCCATGAAAAGCTAACGGTGTGGCAAGGCAACTGCACATGAACTGAATGATCCCAAGTCTAGCAGCATTCAGCATTTGCTGCCAAATGTTGAtcttaaattttataatttcacAACTTGATTTATTGAGCAAGTTCATTTGTTGTCAGAGGAAGTATTTTGTcactttgaaatttaaaaataaaaaagcaatcAGACACCAACAGTGTGCTAAGCAGGTTTAGAATTCGCTCTCCAGCATGATATAATtaagattaaaataaaaaagagtcAGCATATCCAATTCAAAATATATCCAGAGGTACCTGATCTTCTTCTTTGTATCTTTTTCTTGCATAAAAGCAATATGAAGTGGTGTCTTCCTCGTATCCACCATCTGTTAGCCTTTGCGAGTGACAATCAGGCTGCTCAGCATATCTTTCCTCTGAAGCATCAGGTGAAGACTCCGCATCAGGTGCAGCATAATTAAACAAATCACCAACAGGGCACAAGCAACCAGCATTATCCCATGGTATATGCAATGTACGGGAAGATATCTTCCAGAAGAAAGAGTGCACTGTGAAGatctaaataaaaataatccaGAATAAATACAGAACAAAACTAAGTAGAACTACGTTAAAGTAACCATTAACTCACAGTTGACAAAGCCCAAAGCCATGATCTAAAAGTCAAAAGTTGAGGCTTAAGGTCCATTTCCTGCATAAGACTGATGGATTCTTTCCAGTCCGATTTTGCCCTGTGAACAGCCCTCTCTGAAACCCAGACAGCATCTTCAACCTGAGAATCAGATAAATAATTTTGAGCACTATATGGCaccaaaaagcagataaatgaccCAAACTTTTATGTGAAAACAAGGTTTTGCTGGAACTTACTTGCAAAGTTTGAATTTCAAAGTTTGTGAAGTTTGCCAGTGTATTGTAACTACGAGGCAACTGCACCAGATATGGATACCATTGAGAACCCCTTCCTTTTCCCACTTCAGCCAATAAACATACGGTCAGAATCTGTACAAAATATTCATAACTAATTTTATTCCAGAACAgagttgtaaaaaaaaaagaagaataaaagacAAGATGACGGATAAGAGGGCCCCTGGGAAGTTAGCAAAACAATGGCTAGTTTCCTAGAAAATATGGTTGACTTTTATGAGGTCTATAACACATAAAAATGTGATATTGTATCAGAGGCATTCTTGACATTGCATGGATGCCTCTAAGTTAAACAGTGTACATTGACACAGCCAGTGTCTCCATCTTCGAACGCGTGCATTCCAAGTGCCAGATTCTAGTGTGTATGCAGGTGTGCATGTGCGTCCATGTGTTTGTCCCAGTTTCACCCGATATGATCATGTCCTTCATTTTGACAATTGCTGCAGGAAGTCAAACAAAGACACACAACCACATTCTGAAAATATAGCAGCAAGTGACTTGTTAGAAGTAAAGACAAACAGATTAATTGGAAATATAAACCCACCTTCCTTCAGCAAAACAATTTTAGCAAACCATTTCATTTAGTTATAACTTTGTGACATATTTTTCTttggtttctttcttttctttatgagACACATCCCACTTAAGGAAACTCTCTTATAAGCAGTGTCTAGTCAAAGCCGCATATAAATGAAGGATCAAATTGATTAATGAATCAAATGATGAGTGTGAGCCAGTATTTCTCAAGATTGTCATCAATCTTTTAAAGGACCTAGCTATATCACAGCCTTCAACCAAATTTCTTCCCCGTTCCTTCAAGGTCTTTCTAGATAAGCGAGTATTTCTGTCcaaattaattccatactagtaCTTAGCACTTATGCAGCACATGCCCTGAAGAGTGAAGTGAAAGGGGAAGAAAAACGGGTAGAGTCCAAAAATAAGTGGAATGGAACCGGGCTTAAGGTGGAATGCAAAGATATCTAGAGTTGTATCATTATTAACAAATAATACTTGAAATTCGGGCTTAAGGTGGAATGCAAAGATATCTTGTTGCTCAAATATTTCATGTACATGGCATCCTAATTATATGCAGTGATTACACAAATAGCTATTCTCAAGTTTATGTTGACATCTTAAAAACAAGAACCgttttaaggatattttagtgaCGAGCTTCTGAACAGACAAATGTGGATCGGAATTTCCTCAGATCAGGCGCTCGCATTTGTATGATTTTAAACTTAAGCCCTTCAAGTTAGGTAGTCAAAATTTATGATGGGATTGTGGGAAAATTGAAAAGGAAAACTCCAGATGGAAAAATTGACCAAAGCTAGCAGATTGTTGAAGTAAACTTCAATGTCTGAGGAAGTACAAGATGTATTAGTTGTTCTCTTCCCATTTTTCCAGAATTTTTACCACTGGAAGAGTCTGTATGGAAACAAGTTTAATAGATAAATGACAGAAATATAAAAGTGGCAGAAAACAACATAATTAGATTTGCCTGCAGAATAGGAGGTTTAGGACTAATAAGACTCAAGTTCATATTTGAAAATGAGATCCATGAAGATCAGCTGAAAAGAACAATGAGGGAGAATAACCGGCATGATATCACTAGCTTACTAATCTTTGTTGTAATGGAAGATATCAGAGATTACTCAAATCGAGAGATAGGTTGTTAAAAATAGGTAGTCAATAATGCATCCCCAAAAATGTATAATTTTATGATATTGAAAGGACCAAGAAATGTGGAACCATCCTGAACCGCCCGGTATGGGGTGTAGCGAGCCATACCAGCAATGGACCGGGATAGTTTCGGCATTCGAAATGAGAAACCggtgaaggaggagaagaggaagaaggaaagagaaaaagagagagagagggagagcaaaggagagagagaagctgCCGGCGGGCCACTGAAGGGCCGCGGAGTGGCACAGAGGGGCAGGGTAGGGGCTCCGCTCTTTGGACCCCTGTTTCGTTCAAAGCAGAGATTTGTTGGAGCccctttttattttaaaaattttaagtgcGGTTGGCAACCCCCTTCCCAACTTCACTTAATATTTTCAAAGTAAAAAAACTTGTGCCACTCTCCAACCCTCCGCAGGCCTCCGACGACCCTCCGCTAGCCTCCAGCGGCCTCCAtctatctccttctccctccccctccctctcttacATTCTTCCTCTCCTATCCCCTCTTTGTCATGTCGGGCCGCGCTCCATTGGTCTTCCCTATCCCTCTCCCCCCCTTCTTCCCTATccctctccccccctctctctctcttttcctctctccctttctccctctccctgtcCTCTATGCTATGTTGATAAGGGCCCAACATAGAATGGTAGGGGGGTGTACCGAACCATGCCGAACCAAGAGTAAACCACTTGATAAAACATAGGATAGGGATTTTATTCCTTTGGAAGCTTTCTTCACCATTTCTCCACGAAATCCATTCAAGGACAATTTAAATGAACTAAAGCAAGAATTGTAGATTTTGAGCTAGAAAAGTCTTCTAACTTGGTAAGTCTCTCCCTCCCAACCCTtccttttttaaattttttgaaaatttcaagGACTATTTAGTGTTCGATTGAAAGAACATGTGGTAATTTTGTTATTGGTGAGCATGATAGAATTTGAACTCCAGACTCACACCCTAAAGCATTATTCCAGCATCAAAATCACGAAAATTTGGGATTTTGTGTTGAATCCCTATATTCCACCAACATATATGTTTCAACGTAAACCAAGAATTATATGAAAACTAGGAACACAATTCATCCAACCGTCCTGCCTTCCCTAGGCTGGGACATACCGATCGGCCATCTCGCCTTAGTCCTGTGAAGGATGACACCAGTGTTGCTCATAGGCCTCTTGGACGTCAGCCACTCGATTTCCATCGCCTCCACTCCTCCCCACAAATCAAAAGGTGACAACAACTCCTTCCTCTACAATTGACAAGGTGTCAGATTCAGTGAAACAGAGAAATAGAGTCAGAGTTTAAGGGGAACTAGGCTCGGGGTTAGAGGCCTTCTCACTCATATGTCGAGCTCTCAAATGGTTGGTTCCCTGATGGTAGGAACCAGGTTCTACCCTTCAAGTCTCAACTTTGATCCACAGGAAGGAGGGGACCAAAGGGCCTTTGGCTCTAtgactctccaatctccactttgataccattttccttcttttatttattttaattagccGGGTCACACTTCCATGCTTTAGCATTAGATTCTTAGGCACTGAACAAGAAATAATGGAACCAAGGATGTCTGATTATATTGTATGCTTGCTTAGGGACGTCACTGATGAGATTGTTGAATACTTTGTCCAAGTGGTCACTgacaatggcacaaactacgaGAACAtgggagaggatctgatgctcgagATGCAGGACCTATACTGAACCCTTGTGCAACACATTGTATGGACttgaagatgaaggatattaggcAATTGCCTATGTAAAGTCAGTAGTAGAAAGTGGGCAATCAATAGCCAAATACATCTACAATCATACCTGGGTGCTTGCTCTAATGAGGAAACATGTACAAAGGGAGACACTTTGGCCAAGGTTGACAAGAATTGCTGCAAACTACATAGCATTGAAGAGCCTCCTTGATTAATCAGCCTAGTTCAAGGGCTATATTAATTGTGATGAATGAAGGACTTCTAGATTTGAAAGGAGCAATGAGGGGCAATATATTGAGGGTATTATATTGAGAAATGATTTTTGGAACAGATGCTTTAAGCTGGCTAAAGTAGTGAAGCTTTCACATGTAGTGCTAAAGGTAGTCGACAGTGAGAAGTTCCCTCAGATGGGTTATGCATATGCCAAGGTGTCTACTTGCAAGGAAGAGATTGTAGGAGCAGTGGGTCAGAAGAAAGCAACACCATATCTACACATCATTGAGGATAGATTAAGAAGGGCAACACTTGACTTTGTAAACTTCTCaaataaattaagaaaaaaatcaaaaatataaaaaagggcGTCCCAAG
It encodes the following:
- the LOC103718145 gene encoding protein SET DOMAIN GROUP 40 isoform X2 is translated as MDGEEEGKGMAALLRWAAEMGISDSPTSTSPPRSHSSCLGHSLFVSDFPDAGGRGLSAARDLRKGDLILRVPRAALLTSESVLKDERLASCVRSHPRLSSTQILTVCLLAEVGKGRGSQWYPYLVQLPRSYNTLANFTNFEIQTLQVEDAVWVSERAVHRAKSDWKESISLMQEMDLKPQLLTFRSWLWALSTISSRTLHIPWDNAGCLCPVGDLFNYAAPDAESSPDASEERYAEQPDCHSQRLTDGGYEEDTTSYCFYARKRYKEEDQVLLSYGTYTNLDLLEHYGFLLGDNPNDKAFIQLGTDICTSSNWPVDSLYIQPNGRPSFALLCALRLCATPVNHRRAVGCQVYAGSLLSVENELLVMKWLAKRCHDILEKLATTAEDDGLLLIVIEKMLYNPSCLKYVDLQCCKEEIKSFLEVHGLGMEGIGVSQLPMKARKSLERWKLAVRWRFGYKKMLISCISYCTNTIERLSSQQYCTKRNNQTGMPG
- the LOC103718145 gene encoding protein SET DOMAIN GROUP 40 isoform X1, with the protein product MDGEEEGKGMAALLRWAAEMGISDSPTSTSPPRSHSSCLGHSLFVSDFPDAGGRGLSAARDLRKGDLILRVPRAALLTSESVLKDERLASCVRSHPRLSSTQILTVCLLAEVGKGRGSQWYPYLVQLPRSYNTLANFTNFEIQTLQVEDAVWVSERAVHRAKSDWKESISLMQEMDLKPQLLTFRSWLWALSTIFTVHSFFWKISSRTLHIPWDNAGCLCPVGDLFNYAAPDAESSPDASEERYAEQPDCHSQRLTDGGYEEDTTSYCFYARKRYKEEDQVLLSYGTYTNLDLLEHYGFLLGDNPNDKAFIQLGTDICTSSNWPVDSLYIQPNGRPSFALLCALRLCATPVNHRRAVGCQVYAGSLLSVENELLVMKWLAKRCHDILEKLATTAEDDGLLLIVIEKMLYNPSCLKYVDLQCCKEEIKSFLEVHGLGMEGIGVSQLPMKARKSLERWKLAVRWRFGYKKMLISCISYCTNTIERLSSQQYCTKRNNQTGMPG